TTCATTTCTTTCATGATCTGGTTCTAAAACCGCACGCGGAGTTGAGTCAAAATCTAATAAAAATGGTTTGCTCATCAAATTACCTCAAAATTAAGATATTGATTAAAATGCTATCATAAAAAGCACAAAAAAAGAACCATCTCTTAAATGCGAGATGGTTCTTTTTTAACAGTGAATTAACGACGTTTTTCCGCAATTCTTGCAGATTTACCGTGACGTTCACGTAAGTAGTAAAGTTTAGCACGACGAACACGACCGTGACGTAATACTTCAACTTTAGCTACACGAGGGTCGTTAACTGGGAAGGTACGTTCAACACCAACACCAGAAGCAATCTTACGAACAGTGTATGTAGCAGCAATGCCTGCACCCTTACGCTTGATTACGACACCCTCAAACATCTGAATACGTTCATGACTACCTTCAACAACACGTACGTGAACACGAACTGTGTCACCAGCACGGAAGTCAGGAATATCATCACGTAATTGTTCTTTAGTCAATTCTTGAATTAATGGATCCATAATTTTTCTCCTTCTGCGGCATTCATCAACGTCCTATGCGCCAGCGGAACACCCATAACTATTAATGCAAAAAAATTGCACCTCAATCATCTTAGCAAAATAAAGTTATTAAATCAAGCTTCATCATCTTCATGCTTAATTTCTGCGAGCAATTTCTTTTCTTCATCACTTAAGTGGTAATCTGCTAATAAATCCGGGCGATATAATGCAGTAGCACGCAAAGATTCTTTCTTTCGCCATTCAGCAATTTTTTGGTGATTGCCAGAAGTTAATACTGCAGGAACTTTCATCCCCTCAAAATCTTCTGGCCTGGTATATTGCGGATAT
This genomic window from Lactobacillus panisapium contains:
- the rplS gene encoding 50S ribosomal protein L19 produces the protein MDPLIQELTKEQLRDDIPDFRAGDTVRVHVRVVEGSHERIQMFEGVVIKRKGAGIAATYTVRKIASGVGVERTFPVNDPRVAKVEVLRHGRVRRAKLYYLRERHGKSARIAEKRR